A genomic segment from Nasonia vitripennis strain AsymCx chromosome 1 unlocalized genomic scaffold, Nvit_psr_1.1 chr1_random0009, whole genome shotgun sequence encodes:
- the LOC116418027 gene encoding uncharacterized protein LOC116418027 isoform X2 — protein sequence MLVSSSKISHWTFWTFNRICSTQNSLLLRKEFNKLENVYSASNSGYCVTDKMELDKSFLAPDKNNGVHNCCDQHNVEKGYLCFEHLEGFDIQALKAAMHFCLPTRAIVQSFHNLCQNNDLYVKTCVGQQRLYKFSRGLHFTLQVRLP from the exons ATGCTGGTGTCTTCATCAAAGATATCTCACTG GACCTTCTGGACTTTTAACAGGATATGTAGTACACAGAATTCATTACTGTTACGTAAAGAATTCAACAAATTGGAGAACGTGTATTCTGCAAGCAATTCAGGCTACTGTGTAACGGATAAGATG gAATTAGATAAATCTTTTCTGGCTCCTGACAAAAACAATGGAGTCCATAACTGCTGTGATCAGCACAATGTAGAAAAGGGATATTTATGTTTTGAGCATTTAGAAGGGTTTGACATTCAGGCTCTCAAAGCTGCCATGCACTTTTGCCTTCCTACTCGAGCAATTGTACAAAGCTTCCATAATTTGTGTCAAAACAATGACTTGTATGTTAAGACCTGTGTTGGACAACAAAG ATTGTATAAATTTTCCAGAGGCCTTCATTTTACTCTGCAAGTAAGACTCCCTTAA
- the LOC116418027 gene encoding uncharacterized protein LOC116418027 isoform X1: MLVSSSKISHWTFWTFNRICSTQNSLLLRKEFNKLENVYSASNSGYCVTDKMVQELDKSFLAPDKNNGVHNCCDQHNVEKGYLCFEHLEGFDIQALKAAMHFCLPTRAIVQSFHNLCQNNDLYVKTCVGQQRLYKFSRGLHFTLQVRLP; encoded by the exons ATGCTGGTGTCTTCATCAAAGATATCTCACTG GACCTTCTGGACTTTTAACAGGATATGTAGTACACAGAATTCATTACTGTTACGTAAAGAATTCAACAAATTGGAGAACGTGTATTCTGCAAGCAATTCAGGCTACTGTGTAACGGATAAGATGGTGCAG gAATTAGATAAATCTTTTCTGGCTCCTGACAAAAACAATGGAGTCCATAACTGCTGTGATCAGCACAATGTAGAAAAGGGATATTTATGTTTTGAGCATTTAGAAGGGTTTGACATTCAGGCTCTCAAAGCTGCCATGCACTTTTGCCTTCCTACTCGAGCAATTGTACAAAGCTTCCATAATTTGTGTCAAAACAATGACTTGTATGTTAAGACCTGTGTTGGACAACAAAG ATTGTATAAATTTTCCAGAGGCCTTCATTTTACTCTGCAAGTAAGACTCCCTTAA
- the LOC116418027 gene encoding uncharacterized protein LOC116418027 isoform X3 — MLVSSSKISHWTFWTFNRICSTQNSLLLRKEFNKLENVYSASNSGYCVTDKMVQELDKSFLAPDKNNGVHNCCDQHNVEKGYLCFEHLEGFDIQALKAAMHFCLPTRAIVQSFHNLCQNNDLYVKTCVGQQRGLHFTLQVRLP, encoded by the exons ATGCTGGTGTCTTCATCAAAGATATCTCACTG GACCTTCTGGACTTTTAACAGGATATGTAGTACACAGAATTCATTACTGTTACGTAAAGAATTCAACAAATTGGAGAACGTGTATTCTGCAAGCAATTCAGGCTACTGTGTAACGGATAAGATGGTGCAG gAATTAGATAAATCTTTTCTGGCTCCTGACAAAAACAATGGAGTCCATAACTGCTGTGATCAGCACAATGTAGAAAAGGGATATTTATGTTTTGAGCATTTAGAAGGGTTTGACATTCAGGCTCTCAAAGCTGCCATGCACTTTTGCCTTCCTACTCGAGCAATTGTACAAAGCTTCCATAATTTGTGTCAAAACAATGACTTGTATGTTAAGACCTGTGTTGGACAACAAAG AGGCCTTCATTTTACTCTGCAAGTAAGACTCCCTTAA